In the genome of Gemmatimonas sp., one region contains:
- a CDS encoding TolC family protein, with protein MDAPPLVTPPRFRRGIRRAGTWVLLAALLPVAAAAQAPPAASAALDLPQALAVARNTGPLKRLTEARRQVGLGQVGESTQWLNPTFEWRRENLGSPLLPDIFATLYLPFDFSGRRFALRQAASAGRERVTADAVNDLRDAELQVARVWLRAALAQGSVDIVAQQYEALREIARVDAERLREGLVSEAVGLRTSLEADRSRVALVAARNEAAAARAELARLIGVADASPPAVAPLTTPAFPAAPDTADALQAAMMRRPDVQARDAALRETQKRLAAEQRAVLGEVQLQGGTKETGGFMTGQLGLAMPMPVFNRNSGARQRAAGQVSEARVLRDDLRLAVRVTVLRALAHYRDVQGAAGAAASFDARGREVARIARLSYREGHVTLTELLDAERAAAEALQQQLRWAADAWLARLELERALGARLDRDSPLDLPVLAPLPPRP; from the coding sequence ATGGACGCTCCCCCTCTCGTTACCCCACCCCGGTTCCGTCGGGGCATCAGGCGCGCTGGCACCTGGGTGCTGCTGGCGGCCCTGCTGCCGGTTGCCGCCGCCGCCCAGGCGCCGCCAGCGGCCTCTGCCGCCTTGGATCTGCCGCAGGCGCTTGCGGTGGCACGCAACACCGGACCGCTCAAGCGGCTCACCGAGGCGCGCCGTCAGGTGGGGCTGGGCCAGGTGGGCGAAAGCACGCAGTGGCTCAACCCCACGTTCGAATGGCGGCGCGAGAATCTCGGCAGCCCGCTGCTGCCGGACATCTTTGCCACGCTGTACCTGCCGTTCGACTTCTCGGGACGGCGGTTTGCCTTGCGGCAGGCCGCATCCGCCGGGCGCGAACGCGTCACCGCCGATGCCGTAAACGACCTCCGCGACGCCGAGTTGCAGGTGGCGCGCGTCTGGCTGCGCGCGGCGCTGGCGCAGGGGAGCGTGGACATCGTGGCGCAGCAGTACGAGGCGCTGCGGGAAATCGCGCGGGTGGACGCCGAGCGGCTGCGCGAGGGGCTGGTGAGCGAGGCCGTGGGGCTGCGCACCTCGCTGGAGGCCGACCGCTCGCGGGTGGCACTCGTGGCGGCCCGCAACGAGGCCGCCGCGGCACGTGCCGAACTGGCGCGCCTCATCGGCGTGGCCGATGCGTCACCTCCCGCGGTCGCGCCACTCACCACGCCGGCCTTCCCGGCGGCCCCCGACACCGCCGACGCCCTGCAGGCGGCCATGATGCGGCGCCCCGACGTGCAGGCGCGCGACGCCGCGTTGCGCGAAACCCAGAAGCGGCTGGCCGCCGAGCAGCGTGCCGTTTTGGGGGAGGTACAGCTGCAGGGGGGCACCAAGGAAACCGGTGGCTTCATGACCGGACAGCTGGGGTTGGCCATGCCCATGCCGGTGTTCAACCGCAACAGTGGCGCGCGGCAGCGGGCGGCGGGGCAGGTAAGCGAAGCGCGGGTGCTGCGCGACGATCTGCGGTTGGCGGTTCGCGTGACCGTCTTGCGCGCGCTCGCGCACTACCGCGACGTGCAGGGGGCCGCTGGCGCGGCGGCCTCGTTCGATGCCCGCGGCCGCGAGGTGGCCCGCATTGCGCGGCTCTCCTACCGCGAGGGTCACGTCACCCTCACCGAACTGCTCGACGCCGAGCGCGCCGCCGCGGAGGCGTTGCAGCAGCAGCTGCGGTGGGCGGCCGATGCCTGGCTGGCCCGCCTCGAACTCGAACGGGCGCTCGGCGCGCGCCTCGACCGCGACAGTCCCCTGGATCTGCCCGTCCTCGCTCCACTTCCTCCCCGTCCATGA
- a CDS encoding ATP-binding protein: protein MSPVATEASRPRIRLRFTALYAATLLVVLVGAATVLRFALRATLQREFEESVRASAGLVTQFFRTEVNEYRTIEATLTHISGELVFEDRIIRYRAPDGRRFRGNRVLATPAVPALRTPLQSVRFPLDADLAPGWQVEVDASMTNMLALQARIDRWFLFGIPLLVLTAAVAGWWLTGRTLSPMGSMADAAARIAPASGTRLPVTNPDDELGRLGTRFNALLDRLDGALAQQRQFIADAAHELRTPIARMRARVELALLKAPDVATGADRTEILRALDAELRAITHQVDELLQLARADAAGDEAVAHAERLFLDDLVADQLPRWQPQAEQLGVTLTVGALEEAAVRGDAVLLARLCGVLMDNALRYSGTPGAVRVSVQARSDLVVLTVDDNGRGVPVADRTRIFDRFFRGEEARHRRADGSGLGLAIAAWIVRRHGGTIRVDDSALGGASFVVELGRGTGD from the coding sequence GTGAGTCCGGTCGCCACGGAGGCCAGCCGCCCGCGCATTCGCCTCCGCTTCACCGCGCTCTATGCCGCGACGCTGCTGGTGGTGCTCGTGGGGGCGGCCACGGTGCTGCGCTTTGCCCTGCGCGCCACCCTGCAGCGCGAGTTCGAGGAATCGGTGCGCGCGTCGGCGGGGCTGGTCACCCAGTTCTTCCGCACGGAGGTCAACGAGTATCGCACCATCGAGGCCACCCTCACGCACATTTCCGGTGAGCTGGTCTTCGAGGACCGCATCATTCGCTACCGGGCGCCCGACGGGCGGCGCTTCCGCGGCAATCGTGTGCTGGCCACCCCCGCGGTGCCGGCGCTCCGCACGCCCCTGCAGTCGGTGCGCTTCCCCCTCGACGCCGACCTGGCGCCGGGGTGGCAGGTGGAGGTGGATGCGAGCATGACCAACATGCTGGCCCTGCAGGCGCGCATCGACCGCTGGTTCCTCTTTGGCATTCCCCTGCTCGTACTCACGGCGGCGGTGGCCGGGTGGTGGCTGACCGGGCGGACGCTCTCGCCGATGGGAAGCATGGCCGACGCGGCGGCGCGTATTGCCCCCGCCAGTGGTACCCGCCTGCCGGTCACCAATCCCGACGACGAGCTTGGCCGGCTCGGGACGCGCTTCAATGCGCTGCTCGACCGGCTCGACGGAGCACTGGCGCAGCAGCGGCAGTTCATCGCCGACGCGGCCCATGAACTGCGCACCCCCATTGCCCGCATGCGCGCGCGGGTGGAGCTCGCCCTGCTCAAGGCCCCCGACGTCGCCACGGGTGCCGATCGCACGGAGATTCTGCGCGCGCTCGACGCCGAACTGCGCGCCATCACGCATCAGGTCGACGAGCTGCTGCAGCTGGCCCGCGCCGATGCGGCGGGCGACGAGGCGGTCGCCCACGCCGAGCGGCTCTTTCTCGACGACCTCGTCGCCGATCAGCTGCCGCGCTGGCAGCCGCAGGCCGAGCAGCTCGGGGTCACGCTCACCGTGGGCGCGCTGGAGGAGGCCGCCGTGCGCGGCGACGCCGTGCTGCTGGCGCGCCTCTGCGGCGTACTCATGGATAACGCGTTGCGCTACAGCGGTACGCCCGGCGCGGTGCGTGTGTCCGTGCAGGCACGCTCCGACCTCGTGGTGCTCACGGTGGACGACAACGGCCGCGGGGTGCCAGTGGCAGACCGGACGCGCATCTTCGATCGCTTCTTCCGCGGCGAGGAGGCGCGGCATCGCCGGGCCGACGGCAGCGGGCTCGGCCTCGCGATTGCTGCGTGGATCGTGCGGCGTCACGGTGGCACGATCCGGGTGGACGACAGTGCACTCGGCGGGGCGAGCTTTGTCGTGGAGTTGGGGCGGGGAACCGGCGACTGA
- a CDS encoding response regulator transcription factor, producing MRVLLVEDDDTLRDSATAYLRASGFAVDPAATGTMARELAAVSPYDAVVLDVRLPDDDGFALCTLFRRRVPAPRILMATARDGVEDRIAGLDLGADDYLVKPYALGELVARVRALLRRPDHAAPTVLRVHDLVLDPATREARRGARVMALTTKEFAVLEVLMRAAGRVLTREYIGEHAWDDNFDPSSNVIDVYIARLRRKVDGPEDEPLLSTVRGAGYRLAAPRP from the coding sequence ATGCGCGTCCTGCTGGTGGAAGACGACGATACCTTGCGCGACAGTGCTACGGCGTACCTGCGCGCGTCGGGGTTTGCCGTGGATCCTGCCGCCACCGGGACGATGGCGCGAGAACTCGCCGCCGTCAGCCCCTACGACGCCGTCGTGCTGGATGTGCGGCTCCCCGACGACGACGGGTTTGCCCTGTGTACCCTGTTTCGGCGCCGGGTACCAGCCCCCCGCATTCTCATGGCCACGGCGCGGGACGGGGTGGAGGATCGCATTGCCGGCCTCGATCTCGGCGCCGACGACTACCTCGTGAAGCCCTATGCGCTCGGGGAGCTCGTGGCCCGCGTGCGCGCGTTGCTGCGCCGCCCCGATCATGCCGCGCCCACGGTGTTGCGGGTGCACGACCTGGTGCTCGATCCGGCCACGCGAGAAGCCCGCCGCGGGGCGCGGGTGATGGCCCTCACCACCAAGGAGTTTGCGGTGCTGGAGGTCCTCATGCGCGCCGCCGGCCGCGTGCTCACCCGCGAGTACATCGGCGAGCACGCCTGGGACGACAACTTCGATCCCTCGAGCAACGTCATCGACGTGTATATCGCCCGGCTGCGGCGCAAGGTGGACGGCCCGGAAGACGAACCGCTGCTCAGTACCGTGCGCGGGGCCGGGTACCGGCTGGCGGCGCCGCGCCCGTGA
- a CDS encoding SRPBCC family protein — protein MPWVTAATATTSASADAVWACYRDPATWAAWDDDVQGASIDGPFATGVTGSLRPAAGPPLRFLMERCDPGHGFDTLTLVPHRRLPLVRIRFRHELTPLAGGGCEIMHRVEMAGPLAALFARLMGPGFQRGLPHTVRRLAEYAAARTAPDHAR, from the coding sequence GTGCCGTGGGTCACTGCTGCCACCGCCACCACGTCGGCCTCGGCCGACGCCGTCTGGGCCTGCTATCGCGACCCGGCCACCTGGGCGGCCTGGGACGACGATGTCCAGGGCGCCTCCATCGACGGCCCGTTCGCCACCGGCGTCACCGGGTCCCTGCGCCCCGCAGCCGGCCCCCCGCTGCGCTTCCTCATGGAGCGCTGTGACCCTGGGCACGGGTTCGACACCCTGACCCTCGTGCCGCATCGCCGACTGCCCCTGGTTCGCATCCGCTTTCGCCACGAGCTCACGCCGCTCGCCGGCGGCGGCTGCGAGATCATGCACCGGGTGGAGATGGCGGGCCCGCTGGCCGCGCTCTTCGCCCGCCTCATGGGCCCCGGCTTTCAGCGGGGGCTTCCTCACACCGTGCGCAGGCTGGCCGAGTATGCGGCGGCGCGCACCGCGCCTGACCATGCCCGCTGA
- a CDS encoding MarR family winged helix-turn-helix transcriptional regulator, whose translation MPADNASLSRFPEPSASPGFVLWQVAITWQRAIRHALEPLGLTHAQFVLLASSAWLTRERGHPPVTQRDIAEHARTDAVMTSEVLRALEKMGYLERQPHPDDARARCIEVTATGRRLARRAFPVVEAVDARFFATATPELRALAGLLSPVAAPPAANSRAPADISR comes from the coding sequence ATGCCCGCTGACAACGCGTCCCTCTCCCGCTTCCCCGAGCCCAGTGCCAGCCCGGGATTCGTGCTCTGGCAGGTGGCCATCACCTGGCAGCGTGCCATTCGGCACGCCCTCGAGCCACTCGGCCTCACGCACGCCCAGTTCGTGCTGCTGGCCAGCAGCGCGTGGCTCACCCGCGAGCGGGGCCACCCGCCGGTGACGCAGCGCGACATCGCCGAGCACGCCCGAACCGACGCCGTCATGACCTCCGAGGTCCTGCGCGCCCTCGAGAAGATGGGGTATCTGGAGCGACAACCGCACCCCGACGACGCCCGCGCCCGCTGCATCGAGGTCACCGCCACCGGCCGCCGTCTCGCCCGGCGGGCCTTCCCGGTCGTTGAGGCCGTCGATGCCCGCTTTTTTGCCACTGCCACGCCCGAGCTCCGGGCCCTGGCCGGTCTCCTGAGCCCGGTCGCCGCCCCCCCCGCAGCGAATTCCCGCGCACCCGCCGATATTTCCCGGTAG
- the acnA gene encoding aconitate hydratase AcnA encodes MSHPNSFGSRATLTVGDRQYAYFRLAALDGLAGSTAKTLPFSLRVLLENLLRGEDNAFVKKADVEALARWNVKAPVDKEIAFRTARVLLQDFTGVPCVVDLAAMRDAMVALGGDPTRINPLQPVDLVIDHSVQVDEYGTDAALLLNTELEFERNGERYQFLKWGQTALRNFRAVPPGTGICHQVNLEYLAQVVFTAPDGGDTLAYCDSLVGTDSHTTMINGLGVLGWGVGGIEAEAAMLGQPVSMLIPEVIGFKLHGKLPAGATATDLVLTCTEMLRKKKVVGKFVEFYGPGLSSLALADRATIANMAPEYGATMGFFPVDSETLKYLRLSGRSEEQVALVEAYCKAQGLFRTDDTPDPVFTDTLELDLSTVVPSLAGPKRPQDRVALSESKAKYTEALAAQHAATGAGTPQSVTYKGATFDLADGAVVIAAITSCTNTSNPSVMLAAGLLAKKAVAKGLTTKPWVKTSLAPGSKVATEYFHKAGLMDSLDALGFNVVGYGCTTCIGNSGPLPTAISDAIDAGKLNVAAVLSGNRNFEGRVNPQTRFNYLASPPLVVAYALAGRMDIDMATEPLGMGTDGPVFLHDIWPSPQEVEHTILESVKREQFTTQYADVFKGDKYWQEIAAPVGDQYAWDGGSTYVKNPPYFDGMTMTPPGIRPIAGAKVLGMFGDSITTDHISPAGSVAAASPAGKYLTSLGVEKKDFNSYGARRGNHEVMMRGTFANIRLKNELTGGKEGWWTATAPGAEPEAIYDVSTARQAAGVPQIVIAGKEYGTGSSRDWAAKGTMLLGVRAVIAESFERIHRSNLVGMGVLPCEFVNGETRQSLGLTGFESYEIVGLDESLTPRATLTVKATAMDGAVKTFSVRCRIDTPEEMQYYKHGGILPYVLRSLVSR; translated from the coding sequence ATGTCGCATCCCAATTCGTTCGGCAGCCGCGCCACCCTCACGGTGGGCGACCGTCAGTATGCGTACTTCCGCCTCGCCGCCCTTGATGGCCTCGCGGGCAGCACGGCCAAGACGCTGCCGTTCTCCCTGCGCGTCCTCCTCGAGAACCTGCTGCGTGGGGAAGACAACGCCTTCGTAAAGAAGGCCGACGTCGAAGCGCTGGCGCGCTGGAACGTCAAGGCGCCCGTGGACAAGGAAATCGCCTTCCGCACGGCGCGCGTGCTCCTGCAGGACTTCACCGGCGTGCCCTGCGTGGTCGACCTGGCCGCGATGCGCGACGCCATGGTGGCCCTCGGCGGCGACCCCACCCGCATCAATCCGCTGCAGCCGGTGGACCTCGTCATCGACCACTCGGTGCAGGTGGACGAGTACGGCACCGACGCGGCGCTGCTGCTCAACACCGAGCTCGAGTTCGAGCGCAACGGCGAGCGCTACCAGTTCCTCAAGTGGGGGCAGACGGCGCTGCGCAACTTCCGCGCGGTCCCGCCGGGTACGGGCATCTGCCATCAGGTGAACCTGGAGTACCTCGCGCAGGTGGTGTTCACGGCGCCCGATGGCGGCGACACGCTGGCCTACTGCGACTCACTCGTGGGCACCGACTCGCACACCACCATGATCAACGGCCTCGGCGTGCTGGGCTGGGGCGTGGGGGGCATCGAAGCCGAGGCGGCCATGCTGGGGCAGCCGGTGAGCATGCTCATTCCCGAGGTCATTGGCTTCAAGCTGCACGGCAAGCTGCCCGCCGGCGCCACGGCGACCGACCTGGTGCTCACCTGCACCGAGATGCTGCGCAAGAAGAAGGTGGTGGGCAAGTTCGTGGAGTTCTATGGCCCCGGCCTCTCGAGCCTCGCGCTCGCCGATCGCGCCACCATTGCCAACATGGCGCCCGAGTATGGCGCGACCATGGGCTTCTTCCCGGTCGACTCGGAAACGCTCAAGTACCTGCGTCTCTCGGGGCGCAGCGAGGAACAGGTGGCGCTCGTGGAAGCCTACTGCAAGGCGCAGGGGCTCTTCCGCACCGATGATACGCCGGATCCGGTGTTCACCGACACGCTCGAGCTGGACCTGTCCACCGTGGTGCCCAGCCTCGCCGGCCCCAAGCGGCCGCAGGATCGCGTGGCGCTGAGCGAAAGCAAGGCCAAGTACACCGAGGCGCTGGCGGCGCAGCATGCGGCCACCGGCGCCGGCACGCCCCAGTCGGTCACGTACAAGGGGGCCACGTTCGATCTCGCCGACGGCGCGGTGGTCATTGCCGCCATCACGAGTTGCACCAATACCAGCAACCCGAGCGTGATGCTCGCGGCGGGGCTGCTGGCCAAGAAGGCCGTGGCGAAGGGGCTCACGACCAAGCCATGGGTGAAGACGTCGCTGGCCCCGGGTTCGAAGGTGGCCACCGAGTACTTCCACAAGGCGGGGCTCATGGACTCGCTCGACGCGCTCGGGTTCAACGTGGTGGGCTACGGCTGCACCACGTGCATCGGCAACTCGGGCCCGTTGCCAACGGCCATCAGTGACGCGATCGACGCGGGCAAGCTCAACGTGGCGGCGGTGCTCTCGGGCAACCGCAACTTCGAGGGGCGCGTGAATCCGCAGACGCGCTTCAACTATCTGGCCTCGCCACCGCTCGTGGTGGCCTACGCGCTTGCCGGCCGCATGGACATTGACATGGCCACCGAACCGCTGGGCATGGGGACCGACGGCCCGGTGTTCCTGCATGACATCTGGCCCAGCCCGCAGGAAGTGGAGCACACGATTCTCGAGAGCGTGAAGCGGGAGCAGTTCACCACGCAGTACGCCGATGTGTTCAAGGGCGACAAGTACTGGCAGGAGATCGCCGCGCCGGTTGGTGACCAGTACGCGTGGGACGGCGGCAGCACGTACGTGAAGAACCCGCCGTATTTCGACGGCATGACCATGACGCCGCCGGGCATTCGCCCGATTGCCGGCGCCAAGGTGCTGGGCATGTTCGGCGATTCCATCACCACCGACCACATCTCCCCCGCCGGCTCCGTCGCGGCGGCGAGCCCGGCGGGCAAGTACCTCACCTCGCTCGGCGTGGAGAAAAAGGACTTCAACTCCTACGGCGCGCGTCGCGGCAACCACGAAGTGATGATGCGCGGCACGTTTGCGAACATCCGCCTCAAGAACGAGCTCACGGGCGGCAAGGAAGGGTGGTGGACGGCCACGGCACCTGGTGCCGAGCCGGAGGCCATTTACGACGTGTCCACGGCGCGTCAGGCGGCCGGGGTGCCGCAGATCGTCATCGCGGGCAAGGAGTACGGCACGGGCTCGTCGCGCGACTGGGCAGCCAAGGGCACGATGCTCCTGGGGGTGCGCGCGGTGATCGCCGAGAGTTTCGAGCGCATTCACCGATCGAATCTGGTGGGCATGGGCGTGCTGCCGTGCGAGTTCGTGAACGGCGAGACGCGGCAGTCGCTCGGGCTGACGGGCTTCGAGAGCTACGAAATCGTGGGTCTCGACGAATCGCTCACGCCGCGGGCGACGCTCACGGTGAAGGCGACGGCCATGGACGGGGCGGTGAAGACGTTCAGTGTGCGCTGCCGCATCGATACGCCGGAGGAGATGCAGTACTACAAGCACGGGGGCATCCTGCCGTACGTGCTGCGGTCGCTGGTCTCGCGCTGA
- a CDS encoding peroxiredoxin, whose amino-acid sequence MPGTLRTLRTLLPLALLFAAHPLAAQSLKVGDLAPDFTVTTVTAKGADTVPFTLSAHRGETVVLAFFPQAGTPGCTTQMEAYRDRYATLFKGGQQVTLVGVSTDDAADLTGWARKKSFPFRFATDGNKAVGKSYGASGMLWHKRHLYVIDPQGRIAYIARPFNQMSETAYDALAAAVTAASPAHTR is encoded by the coding sequence TTGCCCGGCACACTCCGCACACTCCGCACACTGCTCCCGCTGGCGCTGCTGTTCGCCGCGCATCCCCTCGCCGCCCAGTCGCTCAAGGTGGGCGACCTCGCGCCCGACTTCACCGTCACCACCGTGACGGCCAAGGGCGCCGATACGGTGCCGTTCACGCTGTCGGCGCACCGTGGTGAGACCGTCGTGCTGGCCTTCTTCCCGCAGGCGGGAACCCCCGGGTGCACCACCCAGATGGAGGCGTACCGCGACCGCTACGCGACGCTGTTCAAGGGTGGCCAGCAGGTCACGCTCGTGGGGGTGAGCACCGACGACGCTGCGGACCTCACCGGTTGGGCGCGCAAGAAGAGTTTCCCGTTCCGCTTCGCCACCGACGGCAACAAGGCGGTTGGCAAGAGCTACGGCGCCAGCGGCATGCTCTGGCACAAGCGGCACCTGTACGTGATCGACCCGCAGGGGCGCATTGCCTACATCGCGCGGCCGTTCAACCAGATGTCCGAAACCGCGTATGACGCGCTCGCCGCCGCCGTGACGGCGGCGAGCCCGGCACACACCCGCTGA
- a CDS encoding diacylglycerol kinase family protein, which produces MIALIVNPAAGRGAAQARATAVEQALRTLGPLRRYDTRAAGDERRCARTACEDGATVVAVVGGDGSVHHTVRGLLEAAGPAPAHTIPLAIYAAGTGNDLVKSLGTPAHDVRAMTELVARRETRHLDVGYIDDVPFVNAAGLGFDVEVLERMQHQRWLSGTAAYVVTALRALFGYTGYHASLVTPQTRQDGPHLLTVFANGHTFGGTFRIAPRARLDDGMLACVNIRAVSPLQRPGVFLRAVRGTHLAHASVTHDTGDTFTIVSPGPLPFEADGERYRSRGAKIHIRVEPRRLTVIT; this is translated from the coding sequence GTGATTGCCCTCATCGTGAACCCGGCAGCAGGACGCGGCGCGGCACAGGCGCGGGCCACGGCGGTCGAGCAGGCCCTGCGCACGCTGGGGCCGCTGCGGCGCTACGACACGCGCGCCGCCGGTGATGAACGTCGCTGCGCACGCACCGCCTGCGAGGATGGCGCCACCGTGGTGGCGGTAGTGGGCGGTGACGGGTCGGTGCACCACACCGTGCGTGGCCTGCTCGAGGCGGCGGGGCCGGCACCGGCGCACACCATTCCGCTCGCCATCTACGCCGCGGGAACCGGCAACGATCTCGTGAAGTCGCTCGGCACGCCTGCACACGACGTGCGGGCCATGACCGAGCTGGTCGCTCGCAGAGAAACCCGCCACCTCGACGTGGGATACATCGACGACGTGCCCTTCGTGAATGCCGCCGGGCTGGGCTTCGACGTGGAGGTGCTGGAACGCATGCAGCACCAGCGCTGGCTGTCGGGGACCGCCGCCTATGTCGTGACCGCCCTGCGCGCACTCTTCGGCTATACCGGCTACCACGCCTCGCTGGTCACGCCGCAGACTCGGCAGGACGGACCGCATCTGCTCACGGTCTTTGCCAACGGGCACACCTTCGGGGGCACGTTTCGCATTGCACCGCGCGCCCGGCTCGATGACGGCATGCTCGCGTGCGTGAACATTCGCGCCGTGTCGCCGCTGCAACGCCCCGGGGTGTTCCTGCGCGCCGTGCGCGGTACGCATCTCGCCCACGCCTCGGTGACGCACGACACGGGCGACACGTTCACCATCGTTTCCCCTGGCCCGCTCCCCTTTGAAGCCGACGGTGAGCGCTATCGCAGTCGCGGTGCCAAGATTCACATTCGCGTGGAACCGCGACGACTCACCGTGATCACGTGA
- a CDS encoding YMGG-like glycine zipper-containing protein → MSALVSRLRLAAMPLLAPVAFGVLTACSGNDRRVDDQLRADLMAASQAPANRQQFMSPAELGLPQGYAPGYPQGYAPYPGAYPQGYPPPYPAQAYPAPYPTPARVVYVPQQGTVRRAGTVGGSGGASDGRGVVYEERRNTQKGAIIGAASGAAIGVISSRDRAKGAAIGALGGAVLGGMIGHQVRTPR, encoded by the coding sequence ATGTCCGCGCTCGTTTCCCGTCTTCGCTTGGCGGCGATGCCCCTGCTGGCTCCCGTTGCCTTTGGCGTGCTCACCGCATGCAGTGGCAATGACCGCCGCGTGGACGATCAGCTGCGGGCCGACCTCATGGCCGCGTCGCAGGCCCCGGCGAACCGTCAGCAGTTCATGAGTCCAGCGGAACTTGGGCTTCCGCAGGGGTACGCTCCTGGATACCCGCAGGGCTACGCGCCGTATCCAGGCGCGTATCCGCAGGGGTATCCGCCACCGTATCCCGCGCAGGCCTATCCGGCTCCGTATCCGACGCCGGCGCGGGTGGTCTATGTGCCGCAGCAGGGTACCGTGCGCCGCGCCGGTACCGTGGGGGGCAGTGGCGGCGCGAGCGACGGCCGCGGCGTGGTGTACGAGGAGCGTCGCAACACGCAGAAGGGCGCCATCATCGGCGCGGCGAGCGGTGCGGCCATTGGCGTGATCTCCTCGCGTGACCGGGCGAAGGGCGCGGCCATTGGTGCGCTCGGCGGTGCGGTGCTGGGGGGCATGATTGGCCATCAGGTGCGCACGCCGCGTTGA
- a CDS encoding peroxiredoxin family protein: MSFRSRCVSRLAVLVAAVTMVPAFAGAQTALKVGDAAPDFSVTTVTAKGVDAKPFKLSEHKGETVVLAFFPKARTSGCTVQMESYRDKYADLFKGGKKVTLVGVSIDPDTALVSWAKDAKFPFHFAADTERKVGVAYGANAGTGYHKRHLYVIDPQGKIAYITTPFNQMSADAYTQLGDAITKSAGTK; the protein is encoded by the coding sequence ATGTCCTTCCGTTCGCGTTGCGTTTCGCGCCTGGCCGTGCTGGTGGCCGCCGTCACCATGGTTCCCGCGTTCGCCGGGGCACAGACGGCCCTCAAGGTCGGCGATGCCGCACCCGACTTCTCCGTGACCACCGTTACCGCCAAGGGAGTGGACGCCAAGCCGTTCAAGCTCTCCGAGCACAAGGGCGAAACGGTCGTCCTGGCCTTCTTCCCCAAGGCACGCACCAGCGGGTGCACCGTGCAGATGGAGTCGTACCGTGACAAGTACGCCGATCTGTTCAAGGGGGGGAAGAAGGTCACGCTGGTGGGCGTGAGCATCGACCCCGACACGGCGCTCGTTTCGTGGGCCAAGGACGCCAAGTTCCCCTTCCACTTCGCCGCCGACACGGAGCGCAAGGTGGGGGTGGCCTACGGCGCCAATGCCGGCACCGGCTACCACAAGCGGCACCTCTACGTGATCGACCCGCAGGGCAAGATCGCGTACATCACCACGCCGTTCAATCAGATGTCGGCCGATGCCTACACGCAGCTGGGTGACGCCATCACCAAGTCCGCCGGCACGAAGTAA